The Anaerobacillus alkaliphilus genome contains a region encoding:
- a CDS encoding DUF4190 domain-containing protein, which translates to MNNTNQDNRSLRLENEERDENPNGVTSADYPIGDHREETAAEFAPQRGFVGERPFAENVDEEIEADRDNEVTEGRGVGAFAIVLSIISLFFLPVILGAAGIIVGFIARRNGATGLGNWAIGIGAVSIVLTLFFSPFF; encoded by the coding sequence ATGAACAACACCAATCAGGATAATCGATCTCTTCGTTTGGAGAATGAAGAGAGAGACGAAAATCCAAATGGTGTAACATCCGCTGATTATCCTATTGGTGATCATCGAGAAGAAACAGCAGCTGAGTTTGCACCTCAACGCGGTTTCGTTGGAGAGCGTCCTTTTGCTGAAAATGTTGATGAGGAGATTGAAGCCGACAGGGACAATGAAGTAACTGAAGGAAGAGGAGTAGGGGCATTTGCCATTGTACTCTCAATTATTTCTTTGTTCTTCTTACCTGTGATTTTAGGAGCAGCAGGTATTATTGTTGGGTTTATCGCTCGTCGTAACGGAGCAACTGGTCTTGGAAACTGGGCTATTGGTATCGGTGCAGTTTCAATTGTCTTGACGTTGTTTTTCTCACCATTTTTCTAA
- the ispG gene encoding flavodoxin-dependent (E)-4-hydroxy-3-methylbut-2-enyl-diphosphate synthase, with translation MTQIIHRTKTKPIKVGPLTIGGNNEVVIQSMTTTKTHDVEATVAEILRLEEAGCQVVRVACPDMRAAEAISEIKKRINIPLVVDIHFDYKLALKAIEGGADKIRINPGNIGRREKVEAVVKAAKEKGIPIRIGVNAGSLEKRIIEKYGYPTADGMVESALHHIKILEDLDFYDIIVSMKASDVNLAIEAYEKAAKAFDYPLHLGITESGTLFAGTIKSAAGLGVLLHMGIGNTVRISLSADPVEEVKVARELLKSFGLAANAATLISCPTCGRIEIDLISIANEIEDYISKIKAPIKVAVLGCAVNGPGEAREADIGIAGARGEGLLFRHGEIVRKVPEAIMVEELKKEIDLIAAEKMAKNNI, from the coding sequence ATGACCCAAATTATTCATAGAACGAAAACGAAGCCAATTAAAGTAGGTCCATTAACAATTGGTGGTAATAACGAAGTTGTCATTCAAAGTATGACAACAACAAAAACACATGACGTAGAAGCTACTGTTGCTGAAATATTACGATTAGAAGAAGCTGGTTGCCAGGTTGTTCGTGTTGCTTGCCCAGATATGCGAGCTGCTGAAGCAATTAGCGAAATTAAAAAAAGAATTAATATCCCTTTAGTAGTTGACATACACTTCGACTACAAGCTCGCTTTAAAGGCAATTGAAGGCGGCGCTGATAAAATTCGAATTAATCCTGGAAATATTGGAAGACGAGAAAAAGTAGAAGCTGTCGTTAAAGCAGCAAAAGAAAAAGGTATTCCAATCCGTATCGGCGTAAATGCTGGGTCGTTAGAAAAGCGAATTATTGAGAAATACGGCTATCCTACTGCAGATGGGATGGTGGAAAGTGCTCTTCATCATATAAAAATTCTTGAAGATCTAGACTTTTATGACATCATAGTTTCGATGAAAGCATCTGACGTCAATTTGGCTATTGAAGCGTATGAAAAAGCTGCGAAAGCATTTGACTATCCTCTTCATTTAGGAATTACTGAGTCAGGAACATTATTTGCTGGAACAATCAAAAGTGCAGCAGGTCTTGGAGTCCTACTTCACATGGGAATTGGTAACACAGTTCGTATTTCATTAAGTGCCGATCCGGTTGAAGAAGTAAAAGTTGCCAGAGAATTGTTAAAATCATTTGGCCTTGCTGCCAATGCAGCAACACTTATCTCTTGTCCTACTTGTGGACGTATTGAAATTGACCTAATTAGTATTGCAAATGAAATTGAAGATTATATTTCGAAGATTAAAGCACCAATTAAAGTGGCAGTACTCGGGTGTGCAGTAAACGGACCTGGTGAAGCTCGAGAGGCTGATATTGGAATTGCTGGTGCGAGAGGCGAAGGATTGTTATTCAGACATGGTGAAATTGTCCGAAAGGTACCTGAGGCCATTATGGTCGAAGAACTAAAAAAAGAAATTGATCTTATTGCTGCTGAAAAAATGGCAAAAAATAATATATAG
- a CDS encoding DUF1002 domain-containing protein, with translation MKKLSLLILIGFFSLFIPSAALGDAVVGEVIVTLGENLSVDQQRLLLQEMDVAEDVPIIFVTNQEEHQYLGNYISKQKIGTRAISSARITMLEAGAGITVRTNNIDWVSEGMYANALVTAGLTDADIYVTAPFKVSGTGALTGIIKAYEISAEIEIPEEQKQVANEEMVKTAELGDRFGFEQATELMTRIKEEIAKNPVTTDAELRDLILRVAKELGITLTDEELNGLVSLFNRMKDLNIDWNQVQNQIGKIRDNLGDFLSREDTQTFIGKFLEVISELINVIKGWFTKG, from the coding sequence ATGAAAAAACTATCCCTGCTTATATTGATAGGATTTTTTAGCTTGTTTATTCCTAGTGCAGCATTAGGAGATGCTGTAGTAGGGGAGGTAATTGTAACACTAGGTGAGAATTTATCAGTTGACCAGCAAAGACTACTTCTTCAAGAAATGGATGTTGCTGAGGATGTACCAATTATTTTTGTTACAAACCAAGAAGAGCATCAATATTTAGGAAATTATATTAGTAAACAAAAAATTGGAACTAGAGCAATCTCTTCTGCAAGAATTACCATGTTAGAAGCTGGTGCAGGAATAACCGTCCGAACCAACAATATTGATTGGGTGTCTGAGGGGATGTATGCAAATGCCTTAGTTACCGCGGGTCTAACAGATGCAGATATATATGTAACAGCACCATTTAAAGTTTCTGGTACTGGTGCCTTAACTGGCATAATCAAAGCCTATGAAATTTCTGCTGAAATTGAAATTCCTGAAGAACAAAAACAAGTCGCTAATGAGGAAATGGTTAAGACTGCAGAACTTGGTGACCGCTTCGGATTTGAACAAGCAACAGAATTAATGACTAGAATTAAAGAAGAAATTGCGAAAAATCCAGTGACAACTGATGCCGAATTGCGTGACTTAATTCTAAGAGTAGCAAAAGAACTTGGGATTACTTTGACTGATGAGGAATTGAATGGTTTAGTTTCCTTATTTAATCGCATGAAAGACCTAAATATCGATTGGAACCAAGTTCAAAACCAAATAGGAAAAATTCGTGACAACTTAGGGGATTTCTTAAGTAGGGAAGATACACAAACATTTATTGGTAAGTTTCTTGAAGTTATCTCGGAATTAATTAATGTAATTAAAGGTTGGTTTACAAAAGGGTAA
- a CDS encoding NfeD family protein, with the protein MDILNIASVGFLVVFIGSLFLFGELLVKVKGLFAIIGIGIMAMYFSFHITVGSGMGLWVALLYICGIFLIVIDGKFITDGTIAILGIFLMILGIAIPTPSIVYGFLVAMALILGAISSSFFIKVFPPRNIWSKMTLKDRLTGDLGYNSLNASYKDLVGKIAITATPFRPIGTIELDGKFYSATSDSQWVDAKTKVEIISVDGTRIVVKKIDNESKNE; encoded by the coding sequence ATGGATATTCTAAATATAGCAAGTGTAGGCTTTTTAGTCGTATTCATAGGATCACTATTTTTATTTGGTGAACTTCTTGTAAAAGTTAAAGGTTTATTCGCAATTATTGGCATTGGCATTATGGCCATGTATTTTTCGTTTCATATTACAGTAGGATCTGGGATGGGTTTATGGGTTGCTCTTCTATATATTTGTGGGATTTTCTTAATTGTAATCGATGGAAAATTCATTACAGATGGGACAATTGCCATATTAGGAATTTTCTTAATGATTTTAGGGATAGCCATTCCTACACCTAGCATTGTTTATGGCTTTCTTGTAGCAATGGCGCTAATATTAGGCGCAATCTCTTCAAGTTTTTTTATTAAAGTTTTTCCACCAAGAAATATATGGTCAAAAATGACCCTTAAAGATCGCTTAACAGGAGATTTGGGCTATAACTCCTTAAATGCATCTTATAAGGATTTAGTTGGAAAAATAGCAATAACTGCAACACCTTTTCGGCCAATTGGTACAATTGAACTAGATGGGAAATTCTATAGTGCTACGAGTGATAGTCAATGGGTAGATGCCAAAACAAAAGTTGAAATTATTTCTGTTGATGGAACAAGAATTGTTGTAAAAAAAATAGATAATGAAAGTAAAAACGAGTAG
- a CDS encoding DUF1189 domain-containing protein produces MNIFQQFIKSIYSPPTVAKFRFQGIGKTILYVFVLMLITTSITAYQLATTISTTVQQFQADLRDELPDFELRNSILISDIEEPIYLTQNGDMVIFDTTGTLTKAEIENRYNNVLALLETEAVLVSEGVAESFRYRDLGNINMSKQQVEELTETVVDLLPLIISMIVLILYLVLTALKFIGIFVLTLFGLIMKKTSEATLSYKQIWILSAYAVTLPTVFFAVTDALRIQIPISFTLYWVVAVIMLYLIFKEIPKPKQEELEKQDSLDKY; encoded by the coding sequence ATGAATATTTTCCAACAATTCATTAAAAGCATTTATTCGCCACCAACTGTCGCTAAATTCCGTTTTCAAGGAATAGGAAAAACAATACTGTATGTTTTCGTGTTGATGCTTATTACTACATCGATTACAGCCTATCAACTAGCAACAACGATATCAACAACAGTACAACAATTTCAAGCTGATCTTAGGGATGAGCTGCCTGACTTTGAACTTAGAAACAGTATTTTAATTTCTGACATCGAAGAGCCGATCTATCTTACTCAAAATGGTGATATGGTTATTTTTGATACAACGGGGACGTTGACAAAAGCTGAAATTGAAAACCGCTACAATAATGTACTAGCCTTATTAGAAACCGAAGCAGTGCTAGTATCTGAAGGTGTTGCTGAATCATTTCGCTATCGTGATCTAGGTAATATTAATATGAGTAAGCAACAAGTGGAAGAACTAACTGAAACAGTTGTAGATCTCCTTCCTTTAATTATTAGCATGATCGTATTGATCTTATATTTAGTTTTAACAGCATTAAAGTTTATTGGTATTTTCGTATTAACCTTATTTGGATTAATTATGAAGAAAACTTCGGAAGCCACTTTATCCTATAAACAAATTTGGATATTATCTGCATATGCAGTAACACTACCAACTGTTTTCTTTGCAGTTACAGATGCTTTACGTATCCAAATTCCAATTTCATTTACTCTTTATTGGGTAGTGGCAGTAATTATGCTTTACTTAATCTTTAAAGAAATACCTAAACCCAAGCAAGAAGAATTAGAAAAACAAGATTCGCTTGATAAGTATTAA
- a CDS encoding Na/Pi cotransporter family protein, which produces MDIQQILFMFFGGLGIFLFGIKFMGDGLQKVAGDRLRDILDKFTSNPVMGVIAGIIVTVALQTSTGTTVLTIGLVNAGFMTLKQAIGVIMGANIGTTVTAFIIGFKIQAYALPIIAVGTFFIFFIKNKKAQNYGQVIFGFGALFYGLSLMGDAMKPLRTLQAFMDLTVSMSDNPILGVVIGTVFTMIVQSSSASIGLLQTLYDQGAMDLWAALPVLFGDNIGTTITAVLASLGASIAARRAALTHVIFNLIGTVIILIILTPYTHFIAYIGQALELNRPMQIAFAHGIFNFANVLIQLPFVAVLALIVTKIIPGKDSAIEYKAQHLDPLFIQQSPVIALGQAKKEVIRMSEFAEQGLIEASQYAKNNQKKHAELTVQFEDAINNLDRKITDYLILISAKSLSAADSELHSMLMDTVRDIERVGDHMENIVELIDYKITNKVTISDKAMSDLDEMFNLTISTLQQAIKSLENNDIIEARSVLLKEEKIDKMERQLRKNHILRINEGNCTGSAGIVFVDIVSNLERIGDHAVNIAEAVIGEENL; this is translated from the coding sequence TTGGATATTCAACAAATACTGTTCATGTTTTTTGGAGGTCTTGGGATTTTTCTATTTGGAATTAAATTTATGGGAGATGGCCTTCAAAAAGTAGCTGGAGATAGACTAAGGGACATCTTAGATAAATTTACATCAAATCCGGTAATGGGAGTAATTGCGGGTATTATCGTAACTGTTGCTTTACAAACAAGTACAGGAACAACTGTTTTAACGATTGGATTAGTTAATGCAGGCTTTATGACGCTAAAACAAGCAATCGGGGTTATCATGGGTGCCAACATTGGTACAACAGTTACTGCATTTATTATCGGTTTTAAAATACAGGCATATGCTTTACCGATTATCGCGGTTGGGACATTTTTTATCTTTTTCATCAAGAATAAAAAAGCACAAAATTATGGACAAGTTATCTTTGGTTTTGGAGCTTTATTCTACGGTCTAAGCTTAATGGGGGATGCGATGAAGCCGCTTCGTACTCTTCAGGCCTTTATGGACTTAACAGTTAGCATGAGTGACAATCCAATATTAGGTGTCGTAATAGGTACAGTGTTTACCATGATTGTACAGAGTTCTTCAGCTTCAATTGGATTGTTACAGACCTTGTATGATCAAGGAGCCATGGATTTATGGGCAGCTTTACCTGTTCTATTTGGTGATAACATTGGGACTACGATTACAGCAGTTCTTGCATCTTTAGGAGCTTCAATTGCAGCTAGGAGAGCGGCATTAACACATGTAATCTTTAACTTAATCGGAACTGTAATCATTTTAATTATATTAACACCATATACACATTTCATTGCGTATATAGGTCAAGCACTTGAACTTAATCGTCCTATGCAAATTGCATTTGCACACGGAATATTTAACTTTGCTAACGTTCTAATTCAGTTACCATTTGTTGCTGTCTTAGCGCTAATCGTCACGAAAATAATTCCAGGTAAAGACTCAGCGATTGAATATAAAGCACAGCATTTAGACCCGCTGTTCATTCAGCAGTCACCTGTAATTGCCCTTGGACAAGCGAAAAAAGAAGTTATAAGAATGTCTGAATTTGCTGAGCAAGGATTAATTGAAGCTAGTCAATACGCCAAAAATAATCAAAAGAAACATGCAGAACTGACTGTTCAGTTTGAAGATGCTATAAACAATCTTGATCGAAAAATTACCGATTACCTGATTTTAATTTCTGCTAAATCTTTATCAGCAGCAGATTCAGAACTTCATTCCATGTTAATGGACACCGTTCGTGACATCGAGCGAGTTGGTGACCATATGGAAAATATCGTTGAATTAATCGATTATAAAATAACGAATAAAGTAACAATTTCAGATAAAGCAATGAGTGATTTGGACGAAATGTTTAATCTAACTATTTCAACATTACAGCAGGCGATTAAGTCACTTGAGAATAATGATATTATTGAAGCCCGCTCAGTGTTGTTAAAAGAAGAAAAAATTGACAAAATGGAAAGACAATTACGTAAAAATCATATCTTACGTATCAATGAAGGAAACTGTACAGGTTCAGCTGGTATCGTGTTTGTTGATATAGTAAGTAATTTAGAACGTATTGGCGATCATGCTGTTAATATTGCTGAAGCAGTTATCGGAGAAGAAAATCTTTAA
- the uppP gene encoding undecaprenyl-diphosphatase UppP, translating to MNWIEALILGVVQGLSEFLPISSSAHLIIVQKILGIHVEGNQLEFEVLLHFASLLAVTIYFRKDLSDIVKGFFSYLLSRQNEKKVHFHFGWLLILSTGVTAVLGKLFEDVLGNNMTNTTTIGASLIVTGLFLILIEHGVKPGKRTAGQMTWRDGVIIGFGQALAVLPGISRAGSTLVTALWCGLDKQTAVRYSFLLSIPLIVGISIVEIPEMSPLFFNEYFFETTIAFIASFLFAIVGIKWLISMVNRTKLSYFAVYCIILGVIVWIFIQDVQIVI from the coding sequence ATGAATTGGATAGAGGCACTTATTTTAGGGGTTGTACAGGGACTTTCCGAATTTCTACCGATTTCAAGTTCAGCACATCTCATTATTGTTCAAAAGATATTAGGCATACATGTAGAAGGAAATCAATTAGAGTTTGAGGTATTGCTACATTTCGCATCACTATTAGCTGTAACGATTTATTTTAGAAAAGATCTTTCTGACATAGTCAAAGGCTTTTTTTCATATTTGCTATCAAGACAAAATGAGAAGAAAGTTCACTTTCACTTTGGCTGGTTACTAATTTTATCAACGGGAGTAACAGCCGTTTTAGGTAAGCTCTTCGAAGATGTTTTAGGTAATAATATGACGAATACCACAACTATCGGCGCTTCTCTAATTGTTACTGGCTTGTTTCTTATTCTGATAGAGCACGGAGTAAAACCAGGAAAACGTACAGCAGGACAAATGACTTGGAGAGATGGAGTGATTATTGGCTTTGGGCAAGCATTAGCGGTCTTACCTGGAATATCAAGAGCGGGTAGTACATTAGTTACTGCACTTTGGTGTGGCTTAGATAAACAAACAGCAGTTCGTTACTCATTTCTGCTATCTATTCCATTGATAGTAGGTATATCAATTGTAGAAATACCGGAAATGTCCCCATTATTCTTTAATGAATACTTTTTTGAAACAACAATTGCTTTTATCGCTAGCTTTTTATTTGCAATTGTTGGTATAAAATGGTTAATTTCAATGGTTAATCGGACCAAACTTTCATATTTCGCAGTTTATTGCATAATACTCGGTGTCATTGTTTGGATATTTATTCAGGACGTCCAGATCGTCATTTGA
- a CDS encoding superoxide dismutase, producing MANFTLPELPYAFDALVPHIDEETMKIHHGRHHNTYITNLNNALEGHADLAEKSLEDLLSNLDALPESIRTAVRNNGGGHANHTLFWEILSPNGGGAPTGELADAINSAFGSLDAFKEEFAKAATTRFGSGWAWLVVDNGQLTITSTPNQDTPVMEGKTPVLGLDVWEHAYYLNYQNKRPDYISAFWNVVNWDEVSKRYNAAK from the coding sequence ATGGCAAACTTTACTTTACCAGAATTACCTTATGCATTTGATGCACTTGTTCCACACATCGATGAGGAAACAATGAAAATTCATCATGGTAGACACCACAATACTTACATCACAAACTTAAATAATGCGTTAGAAGGTCATGCTGATTTGGCTGAAAAAAGCTTAGAAGACTTACTAAGTAACTTAGATGCACTTCCTGAGAGCATTCGTACTGCTGTTCGCAACAATGGTGGTGGACATGCGAACCATACATTATTTTGGGAGATCTTATCTCCAAATGGTGGTGGAGCTCCAACAGGAGAATTAGCTGATGCTATTAACTCTGCTTTTGGAAGCCTTGATGCTTTTAAAGAAGAATTCGCTAAAGCTGCAACAACTCGTTTTGGGTCCGGTTGGGCTTGGTTAGTTGTCGATAATGGTCAATTAACTATTACAAGCACTCCTAACCAAGACACTCCAGTAATGGAAGGTAAAACTCCTGTATTAGGTCTTGATGTATGGGAGCATGCTTATTACTTAAACTATCAAAACAAACGTCCTGATTACATTTCAGCATTCTGGAATGTTGTAAATTGGGATGAAGTTTCAAAGCGTTATAACGCTGCTAAATAA
- a CDS encoding MFS transporter, translating to MKTIFKKFLGEVEVNRDLGLLLVIGGLYALSIALSNTFVNVYLWKQSGEFTHIALYNLASVVMQPLTFILAGRWAKKIDRVIVLRLGVSFLSVFFFTVLFLGEKANSYLLLLGALIGIGFGFYWLAFNVLTFEITEPETRDFFNGFLGLLTSFAGMIGPILAGFLITSMEKFTGYKVIFAISLGLFVVAVILSFFLKRRPATGVFDFKRILAERKKNANWKHILHAHFFQGLREGTFVFVIVVWVYIATNSELAIGTYGLVASAVSFVTYYLVGRFIKPHLRKKAILLGGIGLYLAIFLIIFDLTFTKLIIYGIVISLSYPILLVPYISLTYDIIGKGWKAAEMRVEYIVVREIFLNGGRITSILLFLLTVTIFNEEQGIPMLLLFLGAGHLIISLFVRHIKVDTPSEGGEEYTLPRNKKQGDGDNDGSPI from the coding sequence ATGAAAACAATTTTCAAAAAATTTCTTGGTGAGGTAGAAGTAAATCGTGATTTAGGTCTGCTTTTAGTTATTGGTGGACTATATGCGCTGAGCATCGCCTTATCGAATACATTTGTAAATGTTTACTTATGGAAGCAGTCAGGTGAATTTACCCATATTGCTCTTTACAATTTAGCATCAGTAGTAATGCAACCTCTAACTTTTATACTAGCTGGTAGGTGGGCAAAGAAAATTGATCGTGTCATCGTTTTACGGCTAGGAGTATCCTTCCTATCCGTTTTCTTTTTTACTGTTTTGTTTCTAGGTGAAAAAGCAAACAGTTACTTATTACTCTTGGGAGCATTAATTGGGATTGGCTTTGGATTTTATTGGCTTGCATTTAATGTATTAACGTTTGAAATTACAGAGCCTGAAACTAGGGATTTCTTTAATGGATTTCTCGGACTACTTACATCCTTTGCAGGAATGATTGGACCAATTTTAGCAGGCTTTTTGATTACAAGCATGGAGAAGTTTACAGGATATAAAGTGATCTTCGCTATTTCATTAGGACTATTCGTAGTCGCTGTAATCTTGAGTTTCTTTCTGAAAAGAAGACCTGCTACAGGAGTCTTTGATTTTAAGCGGATACTAGCTGAACGAAAGAAAAATGCGAACTGGAAGCACATTTTGCATGCTCACTTTTTTCAGGGGTTACGTGAAGGTACATTTGTATTTGTAATCGTTGTCTGGGTGTATATTGCAACAAATAGTGAGTTGGCAATAGGAACCTATGGTTTAGTTGCTTCAGCAGTTTCGTTTGTGACCTATTACTTAGTTGGTCGTTTTATTAAGCCTCATCTTCGAAAGAAAGCGATCTTACTTGGTGGTATAGGTTTATACCTAGCGATTTTCTTAATTATTTTTGATTTGACATTTACAAAACTGATTATCTACGGGATTGTCATTTCCTTGTCATACCCAATTCTATTGGTTCCATATATTTCTCTTACCTATGATATCATCGGTAAAGGGTGGAAGGCTGCAGAAATGCGTGTTGAGTACATTGTAGTAAGAGAAATATTTTTAAATGGTGGGCGTATTACCTCTATACTACTATTTCTGTTAACCGTAACAATTTTTAATGAGGAGCAAGGAATTCCAATGTTACTGTTGTTCCTTGGAGCAGGTCATTTAATCATATCCCTGTTCGTCCGTCATATTAAGGTAGATACACCAAGTGAGGGTGGAGAAGAATATACCTTACCAAGAAATAAAAAACAAGGTGATGGAGATAACGATGGGTCACCTATATAA
- a CDS encoding peptidoglycan D,D-transpeptidase FtsI family protein, translated as MSKKKKKTHMPVRLNILFFVVFLLFSALILRLGVVQIVKGEDYQRKIDRTVNVISKNDAPRGLMYDRYGHVVVDNELVLSVTYTSRNTSNDEKLRVARRLNDFIDVETTAITERDKKDYWLLTRPEEAKELVTREEMNELNNDHMKIYRLQLDRITDRHLAQISQEEMEVLAIKREFDRGYAHSPQRVKVDVTYEEAAKVLEHLHELPGVDILRDSKRKYAYGNTFSSFFGNVGQIQRPLIDHYLARGYDRSDNVGTSQLEQQYEDVLRGKKAVVEHILDGSRKIVGPPQEKLGERGKDLVLTVDMELQQAVEQIVIEEVERVKANRGFHDNGTAYVVLMDPATGEILSMSGYDTSRPFMNDDLGVVNYAFVMGSAVKGASVLAGFEAGYAHPGKIYHDRPIQIGNTTKGSVGGRSFGNINDLTALERSSNVYMFEIAMAFGNYHYASKRGGGLNDRTKGFHQMRYFFNQFGLGVKTGIDLPNEGTGYNGGVQQLGHLLDFSIGQFDTYTPMQMAQYVSTIANGGYRIQPRLVREIRQPSIVENELGNIIKQFAPNVLNRVDMTDEQIERVQEGFRLVVHGNQGTARGFANKPYLVAGKTGTAQVTLNGERLNNHIFVGYAPYDNPEVAFAVIVPNLYIRDSIGRPAIAISERVLDTYFHLKTNRGSRNIVDELNEFDGFDEDVEEEETETETETETE; from the coding sequence ATGAGTAAAAAGAAGAAAAAAACACATATGCCGGTTCGGTTAAATATACTGTTTTTTGTTGTGTTTTTATTATTTTCGGCATTAATCCTTCGCTTGGGTGTAGTTCAAATCGTAAAAGGTGAAGACTACCAGCGGAAAATTGACAGAACTGTAAATGTTATCTCAAAGAATGATGCACCTAGAGGATTAATGTACGATCGTTATGGGCATGTTGTTGTAGATAATGAACTGGTCCTTTCTGTTACTTATACTAGCAGAAATACCTCTAATGATGAAAAACTTAGAGTTGCTAGACGTTTAAATGATTTTATTGATGTTGAAACAACAGCAATAACAGAAAGGGATAAAAAGGACTATTGGTTACTGACACGTCCCGAAGAAGCAAAAGAACTAGTCACTAGAGAAGAAATGAATGAGTTAAATAATGATCATATGAAGATCTATCGTCTTCAATTAGATCGGATAACAGATAGACATTTAGCACAGATTTCTCAAGAAGAGATGGAAGTTCTTGCTATTAAACGAGAATTTGACCGTGGCTATGCCCATTCCCCGCAACGGGTAAAAGTTGATGTCACGTATGAAGAAGCTGCAAAAGTTTTAGAACATTTGCATGAGCTTCCTGGAGTTGATATCTTAAGAGACTCGAAAAGAAAGTATGCCTATGGTAATACATTTTCTTCATTTTTTGGAAACGTAGGGCAAATCCAAAGACCGCTAATTGATCATTATTTAGCTAGAGGCTATGACCGCAGTGATAATGTTGGAACGAGTCAGTTAGAGCAGCAGTACGAAGATGTGTTGAGAGGCAAGAAGGCAGTTGTTGAGCATATACTAGATGGATCAAGGAAAATTGTAGGTCCGCCTCAAGAGAAGTTGGGAGAGCGTGGAAAAGACTTAGTTTTAACTGTAGATATGGAATTACAGCAAGCTGTCGAACAAATAGTCATAGAGGAAGTCGAGCGAGTTAAAGCGAACCGTGGCTTTCATGATAATGGTACAGCTTATGTTGTACTAATGGATCCTGCTACAGGAGAAATATTGTCCATGTCTGGATATGACACGTCTAGACCTTTTATGAATGATGATCTAGGAGTAGTCAACTATGCTTTTGTTATGGGTTCTGCCGTAAAAGGCGCTAGTGTATTAGCTGGTTTTGAAGCTGGCTATGCTCACCCAGGAAAAATTTATCATGATCGACCGATTCAAATTGGAAATACAACAAAAGGTTCTGTTGGTGGTAGATCTTTTGGAAACATAAACGATTTAACAGCACTAGAACGTTCTTCGAATGTATATATGTTTGAAATTGCTATGGCGTTTGGAAATTATCATTATGCCTCAAAACGAGGTGGTGGTCTCAACGACCGTACTAAGGGTTTTCATCAAATGAGGTATTTCTTTAACCAGTTTGGTCTTGGTGTTAAAACTGGAATTGATTTACCAAATGAAGGAACTGGCTATAATGGTGGGGTGCAACAATTAGGGCATTTACTTGACTTTAGTATCGGACAGTTTGACACTTATACACCAATGCAAATGGCTCAATATGTATCGACAATTGCCAATGGTGGTTATCGTATTCAGCCTAGACTTGTCCGAGAAATACGACAGCCAAGTATTGTCGAAAATGAACTAGGAAATATTATAAAACAGTTTGCTCCAAACGTATTAAACCGTGTTGATATGACTGATGAGCAAATTGAGCGAGTTCAAGAAGGGTTTCGTCTTGTTGTCCATGGGAACCAGGGGACAGCTAGGGGGTTTGCAAATAAGCCTTATCTAGTTGCAGGGAAGACGGGTACTGCACAGGTTACGTTAAATGGTGAACGATTAAATAATCATATTTTTGTAGGGTATGCACCTTACGATAATCCCGAAGTTGCTTTTGCAGTGATTGTTCCCAATCTTTATATTCGTGACAGTATAGGAAGACCAGCAATTGCCATTTCAGAGAGAGTTTTAGATACGTACTTCCACCTGAAAACAAATCGCGGATCAAGAAATATTGTTGATGAACTAAACGAATTTGATGGATTTGATGAGGATGTAGAGGAAGAGGAAACAGAAACAGAAACAGAAACAGAAACAGAATAA